The following are encoded in a window of Armatimonas rosea genomic DNA:
- a CDS encoding endonuclease NucS domain-containing protein, translated as MSQAIRAYVEAQGGKVTAEAVTRHINTEYPGRWRPGTLTAHLYACAVNNPKAYIHHASTPKFLYRYSDGSMELYSEELHGPNEWEPESEGDGEGDELTLAPSAVQYFETSISLERDIEDHLIHHLDALEPGLKFIGRQVTTDVGRIDILAEDASGERVVIEVKVGDAKDAAVGQIARYLGWYAKTDGKPPRGILVARHFPEGTRYAASAISNLTLIAYQVQFSFESVSLNP; from the coding sequence ATGTCTCAGGCGATCCGTGCCTATGTAGAAGCCCAAGGTGGCAAAGTGACTGCGGAGGCAGTGACACGCCATATTAACACGGAGTATCCAGGTCGCTGGAGACCAGGTACTCTCACGGCGCACCTCTATGCCTGCGCGGTCAACAACCCCAAAGCCTACATTCACCACGCCTCTACACCAAAGTTCCTCTACCGCTACAGTGATGGCAGCATGGAACTCTACTCCGAGGAACTGCATGGGCCAAACGAGTGGGAGCCAGAATCTGAGGGTGATGGGGAAGGGGATGAGCTGACGCTGGCACCATCCGCCGTTCAGTACTTCGAAACCTCCATTAGCTTGGAACGTGATATTGAAGACCACCTCATTCATCATCTCGATGCTCTGGAGCCGGGGCTGAAGTTCATCGGTCGGCAGGTGACGACCGATGTGGGCCGCATTGATATCCTAGCCGAAGATGCTAGTGGGGAGCGGGTCGTGATCGAAGTGAAAGTAGGCGATGCCAAAGACGCTGCCGTTGGCCAGATCGCCCGGTATCTCGGCTGGTATGCCAAGACCGACGGCAAGCCGCCCCGTGGGATTCTGGTGGCTAGACACTTCCCCGAAGGCACACGCTACGCCGCTAGTGCGATCTCGAACCTCACGCTGATCGCCTATCAAGTCCAGTTCTCATTCGAGAGCGTCTCTCTGAATCCATAG